In Paenibacillus sp. 1781tsa1, one DNA window encodes the following:
- the proS gene encoding proline--tRNA ligase, translating to MSKENDKQFVTEITPQGEDFSRWYIDVIKKADLMDYAPVRGCIVFKPDGFEIWEHIKDELDRRFRETGHRNAYFPMFIPESFFQKEKEHVEGFNPELPWVTEAGGEKLEERLAIRPTSETIIGHMYSKWIQSYRDLPVLINQWANVVRWEKRTLPFLRTSEFLWQEGHTAHETEEEAREETMKMLEIYREVVEEYLAIPVIVGQKTKSEKFAGAVDTYSIEAMMKDGRAVQAGTSHYMGTNFAKAFEIQYLSRNNVLELAYTTSWGVSTRLIGALIMVHGDDRGLVLPPKVAPTQVVMIPIGPPKTRDAVVGRADELFTELKKAGVRVKMDDRSDVRPGWKFNEYEMRGVPIRLEIGPRDMENGVCVLVSRITGEKKVVEQANLVEEIQSMLAQIQVDMLERARTFMSDNFYSVDTLDEMKELMENKRGFTLAGWCGSEACEDKVREVTGATSRNIPFQPAEEKHTCLACGEKAEHTVVFARAY from the coding sequence ACGGATTTGAAATCTGGGAACATATTAAGGATGAGTTGGATCGTCGTTTCCGGGAAACGGGTCATCGCAATGCGTATTTCCCGATGTTCATTCCTGAGAGCTTCTTTCAAAAGGAAAAAGAGCATGTGGAAGGTTTTAACCCTGAATTACCATGGGTTACGGAAGCTGGCGGAGAGAAGCTGGAAGAACGTCTGGCAATCCGGCCTACATCCGAAACGATTATTGGTCACATGTATTCCAAGTGGATTCAGTCGTATCGGGATCTTCCGGTACTGATCAACCAATGGGCTAACGTAGTTCGTTGGGAAAAAAGAACGTTGCCTTTCCTTCGCACAAGTGAGTTCCTGTGGCAGGAAGGTCATACTGCGCATGAGACCGAAGAAGAAGCACGTGAAGAAACGATGAAAATGCTTGAGATTTATCGTGAAGTCGTTGAAGAGTACCTGGCTATTCCTGTAATTGTGGGTCAGAAAACCAAATCCGAGAAGTTTGCGGGTGCGGTGGATACGTACTCGATCGAAGCCATGATGAAGGATGGACGTGCTGTACAAGCAGGTACATCTCACTACATGGGGACTAACTTTGCAAAAGCATTTGAAATTCAATATCTTAGCCGGAACAATGTGCTGGAGCTGGCTTACACCACTTCATGGGGAGTAAGCACACGTTTGATCGGTGCGTTAATTATGGTACACGGAGATGATCGTGGTCTCGTACTTCCTCCTAAAGTCGCACCGACACAAGTGGTCATGATCCCAATTGGACCTCCGAAAACGCGTGATGCTGTGGTTGGGCGTGCAGATGAGTTGTTCACTGAGTTGAAAAAAGCTGGAGTCCGTGTAAAAATGGATGATCGCAGTGATGTTCGCCCAGGTTGGAAATTCAATGAATATGAGATGCGCGGTGTTCCGATTCGTCTGGAGATTGGTCCACGGGATATGGAAAATGGTGTTTGTGTACTTGTATCACGGATCACAGGTGAGAAAAAAGTTGTAGAACAAGCGAACTTGGTAGAAGAAATCCAGTCTATGCTGGCACAGATTCAGGTAGATATGTTAGAGCGTGCTCGCACATTTATGTCGGATAACTTCTACTCTGTGGATACACTCGATGAGATGAAAGAACTGATGGAAAATAAACGCGGGTTTACTCTGGCTGGATGGTGCGGTTCAGAAGCTTGCGAAGATAAAGTAAGAGAAGTCACTGGTGCAACAAGCCGGAACATTCCGTTCCAGCCTGCGGAAGAAAAGCATACGTGCCTGGCTTGTGGTGAAAAGGCTGAACACACGGTTGTGTTTGCAAGAGCGTATTAA